A window of the Juglans microcarpa x Juglans regia isolate MS1-56 chromosome 5D, Jm3101_v1.0, whole genome shotgun sequence genome harbors these coding sequences:
- the LOC121266135 gene encoding protein LIGHT-DEPENDENT SHORT HYPOCOTYLS 10-like has product MSSDRRKDSAEGSSRSSGATGDNHQLQQQPAPLSRYESQKRRDWNTFGQYLRNQTPPVSLPQCNFNHVLDFLRYLDQFGKTKVHLNSCVFFGQPDPPAPCTCPLKQAWGSLDALIGRLRAAYEEHGGSPEMNPFGNGAIRVYLREIKECQAKARGIPYKKKKKKRIQIKANDEAKAFEASSLIPLASSD; this is encoded by the coding sequence ATGTCCAGCGATAGACGAAAAGATTCCGCGGAAGGGTCCTCACGATCCAGCGGCGCCACCGGCGACAACCATCAGCTCCAGCAGCAACCAGCTCCTTTGAGCCGATATGAGTCTCAGAAAAGGAGAGACTGGAACACTTTTGGGCAGTACTTGAGGAATCAAACGCCCCCGGTTTCTCTCCCTCAGTGCAACTTCAACCATGTGCTGGACTTCCTTAGGTACCTCGACCAGTTTGGAAAGACTAAGGTTCATTTAAATAGCTGCGTCTTCTTCGGCCAACCTGACCCGCCTGCTCCCTGCACATGTCCTCTCAAGCAGGCTTGGGGTAGCCTCGATGCGCTAATCGGAAGGCTCAGAGCTGCCTATGAGGAGCATGGCGGCTCACCGGAGATGAACCCGTTTGGAAACGGAGCTATTCGGGTGTATTTGCGTGAAATTAAGGAGTGTCAAGCTAAAGCAAGAGGCATTccatataagaagaaaaagaagaagaggattcAAATTAAGGCCAACGACGAGGCAAAGGCCTTTGAAGCAAGCAGCTTAATTCCCCTGGCCTCTTCGGATTAA